The stretch of DNA aaaaaaaaaaaaaaaagaactccactaggctgggtgcagtggctcatgcctgtaatcccagcactttgggaggccgaggcaggtgcatcacgaggtcaggagatcgagaccatcctggctaacacagtgaaaccccgtctctactaaaaatacaaaaaactagccgggcgaggtggcgggcgcctgtagtcccagctactcgggaggctgaggcaggagaatggcatgaacctgggaggtggaggttgcagtgagctgaagtagtgccactgcactccagcctgggcaacagagcaagactccgtcccaaaagaaaaaaaaaaaaaaaaaaaacagaactctcACCTGGTGGAGCAGGCATTAACTGATGCCACTGAGAAATGACcgagcatggtgcctggcacctgGCATGGCTCATGGCCCATGGGGTGTTGGGGAGGGGGCGCCCACCCACCTCAGAGGGCTGGGTGGAGTTGCACAGCATATTcatggaaattattattttaccaaGGCCATGCTGGGCTAGCAGAGATTGAAGACAGGGACAGTCATGGGAATGCTTTAAGGCTGTAAGCAGCAAAATCCCAGCTCAGTTGGCGGAcacttattaattaattaatttttttttttttttttttttttttttttttgagacagtcttgctctgtcgcccaggctgaagtgcagtggcgcggtcttggctcactgcaacctctgcctcccgggtgattctcctgcctcagcctcctgagtaactgggattacaggtgcacaccaccacacttggctaattttttgtttgtttgtttgttgtattttttagtacagatggggtttcaccatgttggccaggctgatcttgaactcctgaccttgtgtgatccatttgcctcagcctcccaaagtgctgagattacaggcatgagccaccgtgcccagctggccACTTCCTTTTTACCCTGTGCCATTTATACAGTTTAATTAGactttttagggtttttttttgtttcattttgttttgtttttgtttgttttttgagtgaTGGggactctctgtcacccaggctggaatccagtggcacaGTCCtgcctcactgcagtctcaaactcctgggttcaagcgattctcccacctcaggcttccaagtagctgggactacaagcatgtgccactctgcccagcttaatttgatttttattctgtACATGTTCCCCATCATTACTACTTCCAGAGATAATCCATTAGTGTACACTCCTCCAGAGATTTTTCTCCAAACCTTTACCAACCCAGTTCTTTCAAACATACCACTTAACCCTTACCTTGCGTGATatacaatgactttttaaaaattctagtttattttgccagatgcagtggctcacacctgtaatcccagctctcagggaggcagaggcaggaggatagcttgagcccaggagttcgagacctgcctggacaatatagcgagaccccgttctccataaaaagaaaaaaaaaagacaaaaaaaaagtgtaaaattccagtttatttcttcttttctctatatatacatgtatctatctatctatctatctatctatctatctatctatctatatatatatatatattttttttttttttttttttttttaccttaagaACACAGAGTGATGTTTTGTACCATGCATCGTTTCCATTTACTATAGCTGAGACCACCTGTCCTCATACATAAACAGAGATTGACCTCTTTCTTTGCACTGGCTgcgtagttttcttttttttttttaattttatttttttgagatggagtctcactgtatcacccaggctggagagcagtggcacaatctcggctcactgcaacctccacctccccggtttaccccattctcctgccttagcctcccgagtagctgggactacaggcacccgccaccacacccggctaattgttttgtatgtttagtagagatggggtttcaccgcgttggccaggatggtctcgatctcctgtcctcatgatttgcccgcctcggcctcccaaagtgctgggattacaggcatgagccactgcacccggctgcatAGTTTTCGATCATAAGGATACGCTTGTGGcagtgtgtggtggctcatgcctgtgataccagcatcttgggaggtcgaggcaggtggatcacttgaggccagaagttcaagaccagcctgaccaacatggtgaaaccccgtctctactaaaaataacaaaaattatccaggcgtggtggtgcatacctataatcccagctactcaggaggctgaggcacaagaatcacttgaaccccagaggcgcggaggctgcagtgagccgagattgcaccactgcattccagcctggccattTCCAACTTTTCCTGATTATAAACAGTACTGCAGAGACCATCCTCATACCTGCCTGCGTATGCTTGTGCAggcttttcttttgctgtttgtttgttttagtagctaagactacaggcgtgtgccactattcctggctatttttatttttttgtggagatggggtctctagggctgggcatggtgcctcacaactgtaatcctagcactttgggaggctggggtaggaggatcatttgagcccaggagttcaagaccagcctgggcaacgtagcaataCCCcatccctatttttaaaaaagagagagagagagagagatagggtctctacaacactcctgggctccagcagttctcccacctcagcctcccagaatgctgggattacagcatgagccaccgtgcccggccttgtgcAGGCTTTTCTATTGCATGGATTTCTGGGAGGCCAAATGTTAAGCTGAGGCCAGTCATCCTTCAGTTCTCAGCTCTGGTGCTCTTGTCTCCTGGGGAAAGCATTCCTGaccattctgtattttttttttttttttaatatggaatgcttcacgaatttgcgtgtcatccttgcgcaggggccatgctaatctctgtatcgttccaatttaAGGAAGTTAAGAGAAGAAATAAGCATATACTTATAGAATCTTATTTTAAAGCACAGTTTGCCATCTTGTGCTATTCATTTCTGTCTACTGACTCAGGTCATTGTCTAGAGTCATTTCTTTCAACCTgaggacttttttgtttttctttttttgagacggagtcttgctctgtcacctaggctagagtgcaatggcgcgatctcagctcactgcaacctctgcctcctgggttcaagcaattctcctgccttagcctcctgagtagctgaggttaccggtgcctgccaccactccattaatttttgtatttttagtagagacagggtttcaccatgttggccaggctggtctcgatctcctgacaggtgatccacctgccttggcttcccaaagggctgggattaaccggaggagttttaaaattattttgtatcagGCAGATGTGCTAGCAACAAATTCTCTCCATCTCTGTTTATATAGGAACATCTTTCTGCTGCCTTCATTTTTCAAGGAtggttttgctggatatagaattcctGGTTAACggttgttttctttcagcactttatttatttatttatttatttatttatttatttgtcttgtaTAAAaaccctatgttgtagccacagctggagcctgggtccgctgcacggagactctggtgtgggtcttgacaaggtggtcagtgaattcctgatagggagACTTGTTAAACACGGTCTCCTTccagaggtcaggggtcaggtagctgtaggtcttagagatggcatcaaaggtggccttggcgaagttgcccagggtggcagtgcagccccgggctgaggtgtagcagtcatcaataccagccatcatgagcagcttcttgggcacaggtgctgagacgatgccagtgcccctgggtgcaggggtgaggcgcaccagcacagagctgcagcggcctgtcaccttgcaagggatgGTGTGGGGCTTGCCagtcttgttcccccagtagcctctgcgcaccgggacaatggagagtttggccaggatgatggccccacggatggcggtggccacctccttggagcacttaacacccaggccgacgtggccattgtagtccccgatagcaacaaacgccttgaacctggtgcgctggccagcacgggtctgcttctgcaccggcataatcttcaaaacctcgtctttgagagaggcccccaagaaaaagtcaatgatctcagattccttaacgggcagagagaagaggtagatctcctccagggacttgatcttcatgtccttgaccaagcggcccagcttggtgacgggcatccactccttatcctcAGCCTTGCCTCTGCGAGCTCTGCGGCCTCGGCCCTGACCCCATCCACGGCCACGACCccggccccggatgccactgccgaaacctccgcggaagCCACCGtggttccccatcccagggccaccagggcctccagGCCCCCCCGCTGCACCGGCGTCATtcgccatttggtgttttctcagagaaaaaaagctctttcagcacttaaaaaattactttttatttcattcttttaaatgagAAGTCAacagttaattatatttttttttcttttttatagaaatggggtctcatgTTTCCcgggctggtttccaactcctgggctcaagggttcttcccgtctcggcctcccaccgtgctgggattataggcctgttAATTGTATTGATGCTACCCTATATGTGATGCATCATCTTGAAGCTTTCAAGATGTTTATGTTagcatttaactttatttttatttttatgtatgtatgtatgtatgtatgtatgtattttttgagatagagtttcactcctgttgcccaggttggagtgcaacggcgtaatggtgtgatcttggctcactgcaacctccgcctcccaggttcaagggattctcctgcctcagcctcccgagtagctgggattacaggggtgcaccaccaccatgcccggctaatttttttgtattttagtaaagatgggggttctccatgttgatcagactggtctcaaacttctgacttcaggtgatccgcccgcctcggcctcccaaagtgctgggattacaggcgtgagccaccgcacccggccagcattTAATGTTCAACTCTTTTTCTAGGTGTGAATCTCTGTATTTTTCCTACTTGGTGTTTGTTGAGCTTCTTAGATGTGTAATGCTTTTCATCAGATTTAAGAAGTTTccaaccattatttcttcaaatatttcttctgccccttctctcctctccttccaaaGTTCCTGATGCACATATGTTGGTACCCTTGATACCGTCCCAAAGTTTCTGCCCTGGAGGACCTTCTTCATTCACTGAGCTGGGAACGGGTGGGGAGAGGACAAAATGGGACGAATTTCCTCTATTCTTGCCTAAAGTTCAGTTTCTCGAGCATAAATGCCTCTGAAGTTGTCATACATGTTTGGTCAGTTTTCAGAGTACTGAAATGGTTGTTTGTGGTCAATTTTGTCATCTCTGGGGAGAAGATTTGCCAGTCTTCTCATTTGACTATAGTCAAAAAGTACCATCCTGTGATACTGCTAAATTAACCCTCAAAAAGGATTTATTAACTTATATATATAATcctagctgggtatagtggcacatgcccgtgttcccagctacttaggaagctgaggtgggaggatcacctgaacccaggaatttgaggccagcctgggcaacatagtgagacgttgtctctttaaataaacaaaaaactaataatcCTCCCACCCATCCCCCCCTCAGAATGCCcccttttatatacatatgtgtatgtttttgcATAGAAAAAGGTTGAGcagccgcggtggctcatgcctgtaatcccaacactttgggaggctgagttgggggatcatctgaggttaggagtttgagacctgcctggccaacatggtgaaacgctgcctctactaaaaatacaaaaaacttagctgggcatggtggcacacatctgtaatcccagctcctggggaggttgaggcaggagaatcgcttgaactcaggagactgaggatggagtgagccgagattgcaccactgcactctggcctgggtaacagagtgagactctgtctcgaaagaaagaaagaaagagagagagagagagagagagagagagagaaagaaagaaagaaagagaaagaaagaaagaaaagaagaagaaagagaagaaagagaagaaaaaagagaagaaagagaagaaagaaaagaaagaaaaaagaaagaaaagaaagaaagaggttaagggccaggcccagtgactcatgcctataatcccaacactttgggaggccaaggcaggtggattgcttgagccccggagctcaagaccagcctgggaacatagcgaaaccccatctctacaaaaattagccaggcatagtagtgcatgctggtagttgcagctactcagaggctgaggtgggatgatcacttgaggctgggaggtcgagcctgtggtgagctgagatcgtgccactgcattccagcctgggtgatagagtgagaccctgtctcgaaaaaaaaagagagagaaaagttagGAACGGAAAAGAGCAAACTGTAAGCCATAGTTCCCTCTAGAGATGAGCAGGAGGTGGGATCCCCACCTTTAGCTGCATAGGTTGTACCAAGGAGACTGGAGTGAGTTTTTCAGATTCCCATAGAGGAACCAAATGTGCTAGAAGGCCATCCTTGGGTGGGATTGGGCGCTGTGCAGGCAACCTTCCCTTTTCTACAGATAGGCGTCTATATTGTTGGAATTTTCCACAGCGGTAATATATTTGTGTCTCTCTTGTGCAAATGAACCTTTTTGATTCCCAGGAGTAAACTTCAAGAGCACTGTCTTGCCAAATGTGGAATGGATTTGGTTTTTTaatctctttcatttttgctttgcagTGACATGGGCTCGAGGGTTGGCTACCCCGCTCAGGTTTACAAAACTGCCAGTGCAGAGACTCCTCGGCCCTCCCAgctggcccagcccagccccttccAGCTCTCCGCCTCCGTCCCCAAGTCCTTCTTCTCCAAGCAGCCTGTGCGCAATAAGCACCCAACAGGGTGGAAGAGAACGGAGGAGCCCCCACCACGGCCACTCCCCTTCAGTGACCCAAAGAAGTAAGTGCCTGGATATCCAGCAAGGCGCTCGCCATATCCACACCAGGGCGTCTCCGGGGCGGAAAGAGGGTGATGGCACATGCTGTCATTGTACAGATGACTGTGAGCCAGTGTACACACTGGGGCTGCAGCTGCGAACAGGACAGACGAGAACCCTCTTAGGGAGCTGGCATTCCAACTGGGGTGACCAACAGTAAATGGAATGAATAAGAGAAGCACGCAGTAGGTCCATGGCGGTTAGCCCTGTGCCGCATCCGGGTGAGGAACATTCCAGACAGAAGGAGTAGCAgctgcaaaggtcctgaggcagtGAGTGACACGGTTGCCTGCGGGCAGGCTGGGGTGGCTGGAACAGTTTGGGCCAGGGGAGGGTGTGGGGGCATGAGGTCAGGGAGGGATGGGGACAAACGCGGAGGGTCTTGCAGGCCACGTGGAAGGGGCTTGGCGTCTGCCCTGAGTGAGATGGAGCCACGGGAGGGCATAGAGCGGAGATGGGGCAGGATCTAAATTGGGCATTCCAGGGTCGCTGTGGCTGCGTGTGGGGAGCAGCCTGCGAGGAGCAGGGAGGAGCTGCTGTCGTGGTCCAGGCGGAGACGAGGGGGCGGGAGCAGGGTGGGGGGCGGAGAGGGTGAGAAGGGGGCGGTTCCGGCTAGATTATCTGAAATGGAGCAGACCCGGCTTGCTGGCAGAGTAGATGtggtgtgagagaaagagaggggttGAGGATGATGCGGTGCCTTGAAGCCTGGAGGATAGACTTGCCTTGAGTGGGGAGCAGTCTTGGGGAAGGCACAGTAGCTCAATCCTGGATGCTTCGGTGTGAGATTCGCAGGAGACATCCAGACGGAGGCGTCGGGGAGGCCCTTGAGTAAGGAATCCCGAATTCAGTGGAGAGGTCAGGCTGGAGGGAGAACTTTGGGTATTAATCAGCCTAGAGCTGCGAGGCTGGAAGAGCACCTAAGGCAGGGTGTGGATAGAGAACTGTGGGACTGAGACTGAAACCACTTGGCGTTGAGCCAAAGGAGAAACCAGGgaaggaggtggggcagggaaggCGGGGAGGTGCAGAGGCGGGGCCaggggaggcggagctcaggcgagGAGGCGGGGCCCAGGCCAGGGTGATGAGCCTGAGAACTGACTATATAGGGTTAAGCCTCCCGGAGGTCTCTCGAGGTTTCAGGAGAAAAGGGTGAGGCAGAATTGAGGAGCTGCGTGAGCAGTTCATTTGGGGCATTTTACTTTAAAGTGAAAGAGGAGAGGGGTGTGCAGTTGAgaaagggttttgtttttcagttggaGGATACAGGAGCTAACATTTCCTGAGCACTCACCACATCTAGGTTCAGTTCTAAGTGGTTTGATGCAAATGAATTTACTGGATCCCGCAACAGCTCCATGGGGGTGGAcctgtcctctccccaccccacccccgtttttggtttttggtttttgtttttttttttgagatggagtttcactcttgttgccctggctggagtgcaatggtgctatctcggctcactgccacctccacctcccaagttctagtgattctccatcctcagcctcccgagtagctgggattacaggtgtgcgccaccacgcccgactaattttgtatttttagtagagacggggtttcacaatgttaggctggtctcaaactcttggcctcaagtgatctgtccgcctgagcctcccaaagtgctgggattacaggcatgagccactgtgcctggcccctgtcctcctccttttacagatgaggcagctgaggcccagagtcacacagctgatGAGGGATGCAGCCTGGATCGGAGCCCAGGAAGCCTGGATCAAGGCTCGTGTCTCTTGAGTGAGGGGCTCTGCCCTCCTCCATCCTGTTCTTTTTAGTGTCATCTTTCATGACCTAGATGGAGACATTCAAATCGGGGGATGACACAGAGCTTGGAGGGAGAGACGTGTCAGGAGACAGAAACAGTGTCCCTGGAGATATCAGCAGGCGAGTGTGCTGAGCTCACACTGAGAGCCAGAGGGGATTCAGAAAACTAGGCTGATGATTAAAACTGCTTAAAACCTTAGCAGCCTCCCATGCTCCCGGGATTAATGATGCAGGCTCACATTGACTACGCACGTTTTATACCAGGCGCCGTGTTCTTTGCCCAAACTCCCGCTCAGACCCTGGATGATCTGTCCCTCACCTCTGCCCTCATTCCTGTCCACTCCCCTGCTTGCtctgttccagccacactggcctcttgCTCCTCCTCAGACTCTCCACGTCGAGGcacaccccagggcctttgcactggctctCAATGCTGCCTGCAGTGAGGTCCCTCCAGATCTTGTCGGGTGCAGCTCACGAGGACTCGCTCTAATGCCACCCCCTCACACAGGTCCTCCTGGCCTTCAGTAGCCCAGGCTGTCATTCCGTGTCGCTATACTCTGTTCCACATCCTGTGTCCCCCATGGGAAATAGGTTCTGCCATCTTGGTCACAAGGCACTTGTAACGTGCCCGGCACACAGGGCATGCTGTATCCTGAACATAAGACACGTGGATCTCGTTTGATTCTCGCGGCGAACCCAATAAGTAGATACTATAAAGCCCCCACTTTTCAGTGTGCCCCAAGTTGGGCCCTGCTGAACCCTGTTACCCTCCTCAACAATCACCCGTGCACACTGCTTCCTCTGCCATGAACCCCCCAACCCACACCCCCACTCTAGGCTCACTCCTGCCCACCCATGTTAATTTGCTGGGGCAGCCGCAACAAAGTACCACACACTAAGTGGCTTAAACTACAGAAATGTACCATCTCACCGTTgcggaggccagaagtccaacgTCCAGGCGTTGACAGGGTGGTTCCCTCCAAGGGCGGTGAGGGAGAACCTGTTCCTGGCCTCCCTCCTAGCAGCCAGTGGGTGCCAACATGTAGATGCATCACCCCCGTCTTCGCCTCCTCTTCGCATGACGTTCTCCCTGCGTCTGTGCCCACATTTCCCCTTTCTGTAAGGACACCAATCTAACGGAATTAGGGTCTACCGAATTCACCTGATTGCCTCTGGAAAGACTGtctccaaatgaggtcacatttgGAGGTGCTGGGGCTTAGGGCTTCAATATAGCTTTTTATGGGGGCCCAGTTCAACCCATAGCACCACTCCTTGGGTATCAACACAGACATGCCTTTCTTGGAGAAGTTCTCTGAACCCCCTCGGCCCACCCCCAGCACCTGTCCCAGGCTCGGCCCACCCCCAGCACCTGTCCCAGGCTCGGCCCACCCCCAGCACCTGTCCCAGGCTCGGCCCACCCCCAGCACCTGTCCCAGGCTCGGCCAACCCCCAGCACCTGTCCCAGGCTCGGCCCACCCCCAGCACCTGTCCCAGGGAACAGCGAATGCCACTCCCATGGCAGCTTGCTTCCTCTCTGTCACCCCCACGGGGCCCAGAACAGAGACATCCTGAACCTCACCCAGACCACACACTTAGCAGGAGCTCAGAAGATATACCTGGAGAGACAACAGCCCTATGCAACAACAAGAGCTTTCCCAGTGACAAAATCCAGATGTGgcttgtatatatgtgtatgtaaacaCATGTaaactaaacatataaaatatcgGGGGGGGACACAAATGAAATCGCTTCCTAgttccttttaatatttatttatttatttgtctatgtatttatttattttttagacaaagtgtcgctttgttgcccaggctagagtgcagtggcgtgatcgcgactcactgcaacctccacctcccgggttcaagcacttcttctgcctcagcctcccaagtaggtggggctacatgtgcacaccaccacgcctggctaatttttgttttgttttgttttgttcttcttaatttttgtgtttttaatagagacgaggtttcaccatgttggtcaggctggtctcgaactcctgacctcgggcaatccgcccccctcggcctcccaaagtgctgggattacagtcgtgagccaccgcacgcagccccttttaatatttatttagttgcagatacattttaaaaatcacaaccaGAGCCAGTTGTggtagggtggctcatgcctataatcccagtgctttgggaggccgaggcaggcggatcacctgaggtcgggagttgaagaccaccctgaccagcatggagaaaccccgtctctactaaaaagacacgattagccaggtgtggtggcgcatgcctgtaatctgttCCACATCCCTtgtccagttactcgggaggctgaggcaggggaattgcttgaacacgggagatggaggttgcagtgaaccaggatcacgccattgcactccagcctgggcaacaagagctaaactctgtctcaaaaaaaaaaaaaaatcacaaccagatgcagtggctcacagctgtactcccagcactttggaaggccgaggcgggggaatcgcttgagcctggaagttggaagccaacctgggcaacaacatAGTGAGGTAccatctgtataaaaaaaattttttcggccgggcgcggtggctcaagcctgtaatcccagcactttgggaggccgagacgggtggatcacaaggtcaggagatcgagaccatcctggctaatacggtgaaaccccgtctctactaaagaatacaaaaaactagccgggcgacgaggcgggcgcctgtagtcccagctacttgggaggcggaggcaggagaatggcttgaacctgggaggcggagcttgcagtgagctgagatccggccaccgcactccagcctgggcgacagagccagactccgtctcaaaaaaaaaaaaaaaaaaaaaaaattttcagccagacgtggtggctcacgcctgtaatcccagcacttt from Rhinopithecus roxellana isolate Shanxi Qingling chromosome 12, ASM756505v1, whole genome shotgun sequence encodes:
- the LOC104679948 gene encoding 40S ribosomal protein S2, which translates into the protein MANDAGAAGGPGGPGGPGMGNHGGFRGGFGSGIRGRGRGRGWGQGRGRRARRGKAEDKEWMPVTKLGRLVKDMKIKSLEEIYLFSLPVKESEIIDFFLGASLKDEVLKIMPVQKQTRAGQRTRFKAFVAIGDYNGHVGLGVKCSKEVATAIRGAIILAKLSIVPVRRGYWGNKTGKPHTIPCKVTGRCSSVLVRLTPAPRGTGIVSAPVPKKLLMMAGIDDCYTSARGCTATLGNFAKATFDAISKTYSYLTPDLWKETVFNKSPYQEFTDHLVKTHTRVSVQRTQAPAVATT